The Pseudosulfitobacter pseudonitzschiae genome includes a region encoding these proteins:
- a CDS encoding sensor histidine kinase NtrY-like, producing MGRLRRQKRVRNAATLSLVILGPALALGTFLILGPLDQGTNNMSLRLILLADFVYILVVAALVMSQVARLIAARRAKSAGSRLHLRLTGVFALMALIPTVTVAVFAGLTVNIGLEGWFSDRVSNVVGSSLAAAQAYEAEQNDDLIEDALALAEFIDRIRQTEPGQSDIETLAAGQRQIQRGLREAYLIDGTGEIRARGDRSYLFDFEEPDPDQLEQARTDGVLVIEDWANNEFRALVPLATSVDRFLYVSRDVDGEILSLLDETQETVRLYQQLEADRGRVLFEFGLLYLGFAVILILAAIWLGLWFAERLSGPVGRLTGAAQRVGAGDMDVRVREEEGDDEIAMLGRYFNQMTLQLKAQRDTLLDNTRQIERRRRLFDSVLSSVTSGVVGLDPEGRVAFVNRSAERLLDWQENNQSMALTVAIPEFGPLFNALKANLQEVNQGEVKVSRSGHLENLLVRMATRRTNDGRLEGYVVAFDDVTDLVSAQRMAAWGDVARRIAHEIKNPLTPIQLSAERIKRKFASKVGEDSDSLEQMTDVIVRQTNDLRRIVDEFSKFARMPEPDRQNHDLVQLVRDAVVLQHAGQPNVTIDADLPDAPINTDLDATMIGQALTNLIKNAGEAIETLAENDPPQGLEPRIHVSLEIQNARAIIRVADNGVGLPEDRARLFEPYVTTRSSGTGLGLPIVKKIIEEHGGTLVLEDAPVFEGQTHFGAMAVIALPLTPQRKKSEVA from the coding sequence ATGGGGCGTTTGCGCCGCCAAAAGCGTGTGCGCAACGCCGCCACGCTGTCTTTGGTCATTCTTGGTCCGGCTCTGGCGCTGGGGACCTTCCTGATTTTGGGGCCGCTCGATCAGGGCACCAACAACATGTCGCTTCGGCTGATTCTGCTGGCCGACTTTGTTTACATCCTCGTGGTCGCGGCCTTGGTCATGAGCCAGGTCGCCCGTCTGATTGCCGCGCGGCGGGCCAAATCTGCGGGATCGCGCCTGCACCTGCGGCTGACCGGCGTATTTGCGCTGATGGCGTTAATTCCCACGGTGACGGTGGCGGTGTTCGCGGGGCTGACGGTGAACATCGGGCTCGAGGGCTGGTTTTCCGACCGCGTCAGCAATGTGGTGGGATCGTCGCTGGCTGCCGCCCAAGCCTATGAAGCCGAACAGAACGACGATCTGATCGAAGACGCACTTGCGCTGGCTGAATTCATCGACCGCATCCGTCAAACCGAACCGGGTCAAAGCGACATCGAAACCCTTGCTGCCGGTCAGCGCCAGATTCAACGCGGCCTGCGAGAAGCCTATCTGATTGATGGCACAGGAGAAATTAGGGCGCGCGGCGACAGATCCTATCTGTTTGATTTCGAAGAACCCGATCCTGACCAACTGGAACAGGCCCGCACCGACGGTGTGCTGGTGATCGAAGACTGGGCCAACAACGAATTCCGTGCGCTGGTGCCGCTGGCCACTTCGGTTGACCGTTTTCTTTATGTCAGTCGCGACGTCGACGGCGAAATTCTGTCGTTGCTGGATGAAACGCAGGAAACCGTGCGGCTGTACCAACAGCTTGAGGCCGACCGGGGGCGGGTGCTGTTCGAATTCGGCCTGCTCTATCTGGGTTTTGCCGTTATTCTGATCCTTGCCGCGATCTGGCTTGGGCTGTGGTTTGCCGAGCGGCTTTCGGGGCCGGTAGGCCGTCTGACTGGTGCGGCACAGCGTGTGGGGGCGGGAGACATGGATGTCCGCGTGCGCGAGGAAGAAGGCGACGACGAAATCGCCATGCTCGGGCGCTATTTCAACCAGATGACCCTGCAACTCAAGGCGCAGCGCGACACGCTGCTGGACAACACCCGCCAGATCGAACGCCGCCGCCGGCTGTTTGATTCAGTGCTCAGCTCGGTTACCTCGGGTGTGGTTGGGCTGGACCCCGAGGGGCGCGTTGCCTTTGTGAACCGCTCGGCCGAGCGGTTGTTGGACTGGCAGGAGAATAACCAATCAATGGCGCTTACGGTTGCGATTCCAGAGTTTGGTCCGCTTTTCAATGCGTTGAAAGCCAATCTTCAAGAGGTCAACCAAGGCGAGGTCAAGGTCAGCCGCAGTGGCCACCTTGAAAATCTGCTGGTGCGCATGGCCACGCGGCGCACCAATGACGGACGGCTTGAAGGTTATGTTGTGGCTTTTGACGACGTTACCGATCTGGTCAGCGCCCAGCGGATGGCTGCATGGGGTGACGTGGCCCGTCGCATCGCCCACGAGATCAAGAACCCGCTGACGCCGATCCAGCTTAGCGCCGAACGCATCAAGCGCAAGTTCGCCTCGAAAGTTGGCGAAGACAGTGACAGTCTGGAACAGATGACAGATGTAATTGTACGTCAAACCAACGACTTGCGGCGTATTGTTGACGAGTTTTCCAAATTCGCAAGGATGCCCGAGCCCGATCGGCAAAACCACGATCTGGTGCAACTTGTCCGTGATGCGGTTGTTCTGCAACACGCAGGCCAGCCGAACGTGACCATAGATGCCGATTTGCCGGATGCACCAATCAACACCGATCTGGATGCGACAATGATCGGTCAGGCGCTGACAAACCTTATCAAAAACGCCGGAGAAGCAATTGAAACGCTTGCGGAAAATGATCCACCGCAGGGGTTGGAACCGCGTATTCATGTCAGTCTGGAAATCCAGAACGCCCGCGCCATTATTCGGGTTGCCGACAATGGCGTTGGCCTGCCCGAAGACCGCGCGCGTCTGTTCGAACCCTATGTGACCACGCGGTCCAGCGGCACCGGGCTGGGCTTGCCGATCGTCAAGAAAATTATCGAAGAACATGGCGGTACGCTGGTTCTGGAAGACGCGCCCGTATTCGAGGGCCAAACCCATTTCGGCGCGATGGCGGTGATTGCACTGCCACTGACGCCGCAACGGAAAAAAAGTGAGGTAGCATGA